In the Leptotrichia sp. oral taxon 212 genome, one interval contains:
- a CDS encoding branched-chain amino acid ABC transporter permease, with the protein MLKSFIEQTINGLQTGSIYALIALGYTMVYGIVKLINFAHGDILMIGAYTTLIAVSHGMPLIVAIILSMILCAFLGVIIDFFAYRPIRKAPKISALITAIGMSFLLESLALIIFGANPRVIDQKYIPAFLSNNNKISLGFLNISMLTLFVITVTSVCMIALNLFIKKTKLGKATRAVSQDTGAAQLMGINVNKTIAITFAIGSGLGALGGALYAIVYPQIEPYMGMLPGLKAFIAAVFGGIGSIPGAMFGGYVLGLLEAYVKGSSLTTWANPIVFGILILILIFRPNGLFGKNTKEKV; encoded by the coding sequence ATGTTAAAGAGTTTTATAGAACAGACAATTAACGGATTACAGACTGGTAGTATCTATGCGCTGATAGCATTGGGATACACAATGGTTTATGGTATCGTTAAACTTATAAATTTTGCACATGGTGACATACTGATGATAGGCGCTTATACTACACTTATAGCTGTATCGCATGGAATGCCCTTAATAGTTGCCATAATTCTTTCAATGATTTTATGTGCATTTTTAGGGGTTATAATTGATTTCTTTGCCTACAGACCTATAAGAAAGGCTCCTAAAATTTCGGCACTAATAACAGCCATTGGAATGAGTTTTCTTTTGGAAAGTCTGGCACTTATAATATTTGGTGCAAATCCAAGAGTCATTGACCAGAAATATATACCTGCTTTTCTGTCAAATAATAATAAAATCAGCTTAGGATTTTTGAATATAAGCATGCTTACATTATTTGTAATCACTGTTACTTCAGTATGTATGATAGCATTAAATCTTTTTATTAAAAAAACAAAACTTGGAAAAGCTACCAGAGCCGTTTCTCAGGATACAGGTGCTGCGCAGCTGATGGGTATAAATGTAAATAAAACAATTGCTATAACTTTTGCAATCGGTTCAGGTCTCGGTGCCTTAGGTGGAGCTCTATATGCTATAGTTTATCCGCAGATTGAACCTTATATGGGAATGCTTCCAGGACTGAAGGCATTTATAGCGGCAGTATTTGGAGGAATAGGCAGCATACCTGGAGCAATGTTTGGTGGATATGTTTTAGGTCTGCTTGAAGCATATGTAAAAGGTTCATCACTTACAACATGGGCAAATCCTATTGTTTTTGGAATACTGATTTTAATACTGATTTTCAGACCAAATGGATTATTTGGAAAAAATACTAAAGAAAAAGTATAA
- a CDS encoding branched-chain amino acid ABC transporter permease: MENNANNGNQTIKINNTENNEYKWQKLNYFNKLKVKNYVLTFVSIIALYIVLSLTFDPTDLFSYTSGIYVNILIYILFAVSLNVTVGLMGQLNLGQAGFIAIGGYSAAYISKILVNYNLPPVLQLVLVSLFGGVIAALFGFFVGASTLRLRGDYLAIITLAFGEIVKYIVQNLDFLGGATGLNNIPRIIDFSNSYFIVVISIVIIAMAMTSRKGKEILSIREDEIAAENIGMRLSRIKLYGFAFSAFFAGVGGSLFAHNIGILKPDKFGFLFSIEILVMVVLGGLGSITGAIISAILLTSLNEVLRDVSQFRYLIYAVILIALMIFRPTGIFGTKEFTFAGTKRRLNRIRNYRNNRNGNKKS; this comes from the coding sequence ATGGAAAATAATGCTAACAATGGTAATCAAACTATAAAAATAAATAATACGGAAAACAATGAATATAAATGGCAAAAACTTAATTATTTTAATAAATTAAAAGTTAAAAACTACGTACTTACTTTTGTTTCAATAATTGCTTTATATATTGTCTTAAGCCTGACATTTGATCCTACTGATCTTTTCAGCTATACAAGTGGAATTTATGTAAACATATTGATTTACATATTATTTGCAGTAAGTTTAAATGTAACAGTAGGTCTTATGGGACAGCTTAATTTAGGACAGGCCGGATTTATTGCAATTGGAGGATATTCAGCGGCATATATTTCAAAAATATTAGTAAACTATAATCTTCCACCAGTATTACAGCTGGTTCTTGTATCCCTTTTCGGTGGAGTGATTGCAGCTTTATTTGGATTTTTTGTAGGAGCAAGTACACTCAGACTAAGAGGAGATTATCTTGCGATTATTACTCTGGCATTTGGAGAAATTGTAAAGTACATTGTTCAGAATCTTGATTTCTTAGGTGGTGCTACAGGACTGAATAACATTCCAAGAATTATAGATTTCTCAAATTCTTATTTCATAGTAGTTATTTCAATCGTGATAATTGCAATGGCAATGACTTCGAGAAAGGGAAAAGAGATACTTTCAATCAGGGAAGATGAAATTGCCGCAGAAAATATAGGAATGAGATTAAGTAGAATAAAACTTTACGGATTCGCATTTTCAGCATTTTTCGCTGGAGTCGGAGGTTCATTATTTGCACATAATATCGGTATTTTAAAACCTGACAAATTTGGATTTCTGTTCTCAATAGAAATTTTAGTAATGGTTGTCCTTGGAGGTCTTGGAAGTATTACAGGAGCAATAATTTCAGCTATACTGCTGACTTCATTAAATGAAGTTTTAAGGGATGTTTCCCAGTTCAGATATTTGATTTATGCAGTTATCCTGATTGCCTTAATGATTTTTAGACCTACAGGAATTTTCGGTACAAAAGAATTTACTTTTGCAGGAACAAAACGTCGGCTTAACCGGATACGTAACTACAGAAACAACAGAAACGGGAATAAAAAAAGCTAA
- a CDS encoding ABC transporter ATP-binding protein, whose protein sequence is MSLLKTTNLGISFGGLRAVDDVNIEIKDGELVGLIGPNGAGKTTIFNLLTGVYKPTDGDISLNEISINKKNTPQIVALGVARTFQNIRLFKKLSVLDNVKMALNNSMNYNTFEAIFRLPRFWKEEKEITDRALDLLDIFDMAEMANIISGNLSYGQQRKLEIARALATNPKLLLLDEPAAGMNPNETKELMNTISFIRNKFKIAILLIEHDMDLVMGICERLYVLNFGKVIASGLPDEIQNNKEVIAAYLGE, encoded by the coding sequence ATGTCATTATTAAAAACGACAAATTTAGGAATATCTTTTGGCGGACTTCGAGCCGTTGACGATGTAAATATTGAAATTAAAGATGGTGAACTTGTTGGACTAATTGGGCCAAACGGAGCCGGAAAAACAACAATTTTTAATTTATTGACAGGTGTCTATAAGCCTACAGATGGAGATATTTCCCTAAATGAGATTAGTATAAATAAAAAAAATACTCCTCAAATAGTGGCTTTAGGAGTTGCCAGAACATTTCAGAATATAAGGCTGTTTAAAAAGTTGTCTGTACTCGACAATGTTAAGATGGCACTAAATAACAGCATGAATTATAATACCTTTGAAGCAATTTTTAGACTTCCAAGATTCTGGAAGGAGGAAAAAGAAATTACAGACAGAGCACTGGATTTACTGGATATTTTTGATATGGCTGAAATGGCTAATATCATATCAGGAAACTTATCTTATGGTCAGCAGAGAAAACTGGAAATTGCAAGAGCTCTGGCTACAAATCCAAAGCTGCTTCTGCTTGATGAACCTGCAGCCGGAATGAATCCAAATGAAACAAAGGAACTTATGAATACAATAAGTTTTATAAGAAATAAATTTAAAATAGCAATTCTTTTAATTGAACATGATATGGATCTGGTTATGGGGATATGTGAAAGGCTATATGTACTGAATTTTGGAAAGGTTATCGCTTCAGGACTTCCTGATGAAATTCAAAATAACAAGGAAGTTATAGCAGCTTACCTTGGAGAATAA
- a CDS encoding ABC transporter ATP-binding protein has protein sequence MNILNVNDLNVYYGGIHAIKNISFNIKKGEIVSLIGANGAGKTSTLHAISGLVPIKSGEISLNGENVTNIEAHKLVNLGMAHVPEGRRIFTELTVLENLEMGAYTRNDTEQIKEDINHMFTLFPRLAERKKQLAGTMSGGEQQMLAMARALMSSPSLLLLDEPSMGLAPLLVQEIFNIIERINKEENVTVLLVEQNANMALSIADRGYVLETGKIILEGTGKELLSNPEIKKAYLGG, from the coding sequence GTGAATATTTTAAATGTAAATGACTTAAATGTTTACTATGGTGGAATTCACGCCATAAAAAATATTTCATTCAATATAAAAAAAGGGGAAATAGTTTCTCTTATCGGTGCAAATGGTGCTGGAAAAACATCTACATTGCATGCTATTTCCGGTCTTGTACCTATAAAATCAGGAGAAATTTCTCTGAACGGAGAAAATGTAACCAATATTGAAGCACATAAACTTGTCAACCTTGGAATGGCTCATGTTCCTGAAGGACGTAGAATATTTACTGAACTGACTGTCCTGGAAAACTTGGAAATGGGTGCCTACACAAGGAATGATACTGAACAGATAAAAGAAGATATTAATCACATGTTCACACTGTTTCCAAGACTTGCTGAGCGTAAAAAACAGCTTGCGGGAACAATGAGTGGTGGAGAACAGCAGATGCTTGCAATGGCTAGAGCACTAATGTCAAGTCCTTCATTGCTTCTGCTTGATGAGCCTTCAATGGGACTTGCTCCACTACTGGTACAGGAAATTTTCAATATTATTGAAAGAATCAATAAAGAAGAGAATGTAACTGTCCTTCTGGTTGAACAGAATGCAAATATGGCTTTATCGATAGCAGACAGGGGATATGTCCTTGAAACGGGAAAAATAATCCTTGAAGGAACAGGAAAAGAATTACTTTCAAATCCTGAAATTAAGAAAGCCTATCTGGGTGGATAA
- a CDS encoding bifunctional UDP-sugar hydrolase/5'-nucleotidase — protein MKRWLWAIFLLLTFAIFGKEVKIVFLETSDIHGRLFSYDYAIDEQKNNNGLTRVATILKQQRKENKNVIVIDNGDLLQDNSAELFNDEPVHPLMRTLNDLKYDVFVLGNHEFNFEKAFLERNIKAFKGAVLASNVIKKSDNKPFVKPYVIKKVDGVRVAIIGYLVPHIPIWEASTPEHFEGLKFLGPEEALTATLKELEGKYDILIGSFHLGREDERGGFVIPELAKKFPQFDIIFAGHEHAVYNTEVDGVKTIEPGAYGVYVAKGVVTYNTETKKKTVTTENISTKDVPEDKEISERYAYVDKKSKEYANEVVGEVTKTFIERPDFITGDAKITSMPTATLKETPIIQLINAVQKHYAKADISAAALFNFDSNLVKGPFKRKDVAFIYKYTNTLIGVNITGENLLKYMEWSYSFYNQLQPGDLTISFNENIRGYNFDMFAGVNYKVDPTKPAGQRIVNPTIKGKPIDPKAKYKLAINNYRFGTLSNLKLVTDADKYYDSYDELQDGGRMRDLIIKYITEQKGGKVTPELDNNWEIIKYNFKNPLLPKLAEKLKDGSIKIPVSSDGRTLNVKSIKESEVE, from the coding sequence ATGAAAAGATGGTTATGGGCGATATTTTTGCTTTTAACTTTTGCAATATTTGGAAAAGAAGTAAAAATAGTATTTCTGGAAACATCAGATATACACGGAAGACTTTTTTCCTATGATTATGCAATAGATGAGCAGAAAAATAATAATGGACTGACAAGAGTTGCCACTATTCTTAAGCAGCAGAGAAAAGAGAATAAAAACGTAATTGTCATAGACAATGGGGATTTACTGCAAGATAACAGTGCTGAATTATTTAATGATGAACCAGTTCATCCTTTAATGAGAACGTTGAATGATTTAAAATATGATGTTTTCGTATTAGGAAATCATGAGTTCAATTTTGAAAAAGCTTTTCTTGAAAGAAATATAAAAGCTTTTAAAGGAGCAGTTCTTGCGTCAAATGTAATCAAGAAAAGCGACAATAAGCCTTTTGTGAAACCTTATGTAATTAAGAAGGTAGATGGTGTAAGAGTTGCGATTATAGGATATCTGGTACCTCATATACCTATATGGGAAGCTTCAACTCCTGAACATTTTGAAGGACTTAAGTTTTTAGGACCTGAAGAGGCATTGACAGCTACTCTGAAAGAACTGGAAGGGAAATACGATATTCTTATAGGTTCTTTTCATTTAGGAAGGGAAGATGAAAGAGGCGGATTTGTAATACCGGAATTAGCAAAAAAATTTCCTCAGTTTGACATAATTTTTGCCGGACATGAACATGCCGTTTATAATACGGAAGTAGACGGTGTTAAAACAATAGAACCTGGAGCTTATGGAGTTTACGTGGCAAAAGGTGTTGTAACTTATAATACTGAAACAAAGAAAAAAACTGTAACAACTGAAAATATTTCTACAAAGGATGTTCCGGAAGATAAAGAGATAAGTGAAAGATATGCCTATGTGGATAAAAAATCTAAAGAATACGCTAATGAGGTTGTAGGAGAAGTTACAAAAACCTTTATTGAAAGACCTGATTTCATAACAGGTGATGCAAAAATAACTTCAATGCCTACAGCTACATTAAAAGAAACTCCGATAATACAGCTTATAAATGCAGTACAGAAACATTATGCGAAAGCGGATATTTCAGCAGCGGCACTGTTTAACTTTGATTCGAATCTGGTAAAAGGGCCTTTCAAAAGAAAAGATGTGGCATTTATTTATAAATACACAAATACTTTGATAGGTGTAAATATTACAGGAGAAAATCTTCTTAAATATATGGAATGGTCTTACAGCTTTTATAACCAGCTGCAACCGGGAGATTTGACAATAAGCTTTAATGAAAACATAAGAGGATATAACTTTGACATGTTTGCAGGAGTTAACTATAAAGTGGATCCTACAAAGCCTGCAGGACAGAGAATTGTAAATCCTACAATAAAAGGAAAGCCTATTGATCCAAAAGCAAAATATAAACTGGCTATAAATAATTACAGATTTGGTACACTGTCTAATTTAAAACTGGTAACTGACGCAGATAAATATTATGATTCTTATGATGAATTACAAGATGGTGGAAGAATGAGAGACCTGATTATAAAGTATATCACTGAACAAAAAGGTGGAAAAGTAACTCCTGAACTTGATAATAACTGGGAAATAATAAAATATAACTTTAAAAATCCTTTACTACCAAAACTTGCAGAAAAACTGAAAGATGGAAGTATTAAAATACCAGTATCTTCAGATGGAAGAACTTTAAATGTAAAATCAATAAAAGAAAGCGAAGTTGAGTAG
- the pgeF gene encoding peptidoglycan editing factor PgeF produces MFKEKENYFYIEEFENYGIKAVYSKKNAGNMSDYCGMEGQEEGTQEQNRNKLLEGLKLKSRIPVMSFQTHTNNVQIIDKNTEEYIYREIDGFVTNRKDVALFTFYADCLPIFVYDKENKAIGVWHSGWPGSFKEIMKNGLAVMKEAFETKPENVLMGLGIGIQQENYEVGNDFYENFAEKFGKESELVKQSFKINEKTGKYHFDNITFNRIMALKLGIKEENLVISQENTWNEKFYSHRREGKKSGRATAMISFNRF; encoded by the coding sequence ATGTTTAAAGAAAAGGAAAATTATTTTTATATTGAAGAATTTGAAAATTATGGAATAAAAGCTGTCTACAGTAAAAAAAATGCTGGAAACATGTCAGACTACTGTGGAATGGAAGGCCAGGAAGAGGGAACACAGGAACAGAACAGAAATAAACTGTTAGAAGGATTGAAGCTTAAGTCGAGAATACCTGTAATGTCCTTTCAGACACATACAAATAATGTTCAAATTATAGATAAAAATACAGAAGAGTATATTTACAGGGAAATAGACGGTTTTGTAACAAATAGGAAAGATGTTGCACTATTTACATTTTATGCTGACTGTCTGCCAATATTCGTATATGATAAGGAAAATAAGGCAATTGGTGTATGGCATTCGGGATGGCCGGGAAGTTTTAAGGAAATAATGAAAAATGGTCTCGCAGTAATGAAAGAAGCGTTTGAAACAAAACCTGAAAATGTTCTGATGGGTTTAGGAATAGGAATACAGCAGGAAAATTATGAAGTAGGTAATGATTTTTATGAAAATTTTGCTGAAAAATTTGGAAAAGAAAGTGAACTGGTAAAACAATCTTTTAAAATTAATGAAAAAACAGGAAAATATCATTTTGATAATATAACTTTTAACAGAATAATGGCATTAAAATTAGGAATAAAGGAAGAAAATCTGGTAATTTCACAGGAAAATACGTGGAATGAAAAATTTTATTCCCACAGAAGGGAAGGTAAAAAATCAGGAAGAGCAACAGCTATGATTAGTTTTAATCGTTTTTAA
- a CDS encoding polyprenyl synthetase family protein, which translates to MLKAYLAKKKELVEKNLQKILDRYKKPELYSEAMKYAVMNGGKRLRPILMYMMCDLFEKKYENIEDIACALEFIHCYSLVHDDLPAMDNDMYRRGKLTTHVKYGEAEGILVGDVLLTEAFNIVANSPAISDSNKVKIIAKLSEYSGFYGMAGGQFADIKSEHVKVSFETLKYIHAHKTGKLITAAIELPLIALDIEEDKKEKLIQYSKLIGIAFQIKDDILDIEGNFSETGKESNDEENEKTTYPSLFGLEKSKEILKDYIIQAKEIIIENFDSNSLLLDLTDYFGNRGG; encoded by the coding sequence ATGTTAAAGGCATATTTAGCTAAGAAAAAAGAACTTGTTGAAAAAAATCTTCAGAAAATACTGGATAGATATAAAAAGCCGGAACTATATTCAGAAGCAATGAAATATGCAGTCATGAACGGTGGAAAAAGATTACGGCCTATATTGATGTACATGATGTGCGATCTGTTTGAGAAAAAGTATGAAAATATAGAAGATATTGCGTGTGCACTGGAATTTATTCATTGCTATTCCCTCGTTCATGACGATCTTCCTGCTATGGACAATGACATGTACAGAAGGGGAAAGCTTACAACTCATGTAAAATATGGTGAAGCTGAAGGGATTCTGGTGGGAGATGTATTGCTTACTGAAGCTTTTAATATAGTTGCCAATTCTCCAGCTATATCTGATTCAAATAAAGTAAAGATTATAGCAAAATTATCAGAATATTCAGGATTTTATGGTATGGCAGGTGGTCAGTTTGCAGATATAAAATCTGAGCATGTAAAGGTTTCATTTGAAACGTTGAAATATATCCATGCCCATAAGACAGGAAAACTAATAACAGCCGCTATTGAACTTCCTTTAATAGCACTTGACATAGAAGAAGATAAAAAGGAAAAATTAATACAGTATTCAAAACTTATAGGAATTGCATTTCAAATAAAGGATGATATTTTAGATATCGAAGGAAATTTCTCCGAAACAGGAAAAGAATCAAATGATGAAGAAAATGAAAAAACAACTTATCCAAGTCTTTTTGGATTGGAAAAATCTAAAGAAATACTAAAGGATTATATTATTCAGGCAAAAGAAATAATAATTGAAAATTTTGATAGTAACAGTTTGTTGCTGGATTTAACAGATTATTTTGGAAATCGTGGTGGTTGA
- the xseB gene encoding exodeoxyribonuclease VII small subunit: MAAKKQTYEENISEIDKILEKFENEELSLDDSIAEYEKAIKLIKDSEKLLEVGEGKVLKVLEKNGKLETEEVE; this comes from the coding sequence ATGGCTGCGAAAAAACAGACTTATGAGGAAAATATTTCTGAAATTGATAAAATTCTGGAAAAATTTGAGAATGAAGAATTATCTCTTGATGACTCGATTGCTGAATATGAAAAAGCAATCAAGCTTATAAAGGATTCAGAAAAATTATTGGAAGTAGGAGAAGGAAAAGTATTAAAAGTTCTTGAAAAGAATGGAAAACTTGAAACTGAAGAGGTAGAATAA
- the rsmD gene encoding 16S rRNA (guanine(966)-N(2))-methyltransferase RsmD: MRITSGTLKNRKIKSREGKETRPTLERIKEAIFSIIGDKITDARFLDLYSGTGNMAIEALSRGAGRAVMIEQDKEALRIIIDNVNDLKLAEKCRAYKNDVFRALEILGRKNEKFDIIFLDPPYKENITEKTLEKISESEILAEDGIIISEHIVYEKSKDKVGNLVKYDERDYNKKIVTFYKSSL; the protein is encoded by the coding sequence ATGAGAATTACTTCAGGAACATTAAAAAATAGAAAAATAAAATCAAGGGAAGGGAAAGAAACACGGCCTACTCTTGAACGTATAAAAGAAGCAATATTCAGTATAATTGGTGATAAAATAACAGATGCCAGATTTCTTGATTTATATTCAGGAACAGGAAATATGGCTATTGAAGCCTTAAGCAGGGGAGCTGGAAGGGCAGTCATGATAGAGCAGGATAAGGAAGCATTGAGAATTATCATCGACAATGTAAATGATTTGAAACTGGCTGAAAAATGCAGAGCATATAAAAATGATGTTTTTCGTGCTCTTGAAATATTAGGGAGAAAAAACGAAAAATTTGATATTATATTTCTCGATCCTCCCTATAAGGAAAATATTACTGAAAAAACGCTTGAAAAAATATCAGAAAGTGAAATTTTAGCTGAGGATGGAATTATAATTTCTGAGCATATTGTGTATGAAAAATCTAAAGATAAAGTTGGGAATCTTGTAAAATATGATGAGAGGGACTATAATAAGAAAATAGTGACTTTCTATAAGTCATCATTATAG
- the queA gene encoding tRNA preQ1(34) S-adenosylmethionine ribosyltransferase-isomerase QueA: protein MNILEFDFELPEELIAQHAVNPRDHSKLLVLNKKKKEIEHKRFYNIIDYLKKDDVLVINRTKVIPARLYGHKENGTVLECFLLKRYDLYTWEVLLKPAKRLKIGQKIIFSDGLLEAELIEIKEDGNRVLKFNFQGNFEEILDRLGEMPLPPYISEKLDDRDRYQTVYAKEGESVAAPTAGLHFTEELLEKIREKGVIIAEVFLDVGLGTFRPVQTENILEHKMHSEKYKVPEETVKIVNDAKKKGNRVIAVGTTSVRTLESSVDEEGRLVSGESETSIFIYGDYKFKIVDAIITNFHLPKSTLIMLISAFGGKKFVFDAYHEAIREKYRFYSFGDSMFIY, encoded by the coding sequence ATGAATATTCTGGAATTTGATTTTGAATTACCCGAGGAATTAATAGCGCAACATGCTGTGAATCCTCGGGATCATTCAAAATTATTAGTTTTAAATAAGAAAAAAAAAGAAATAGAACATAAAAGATTTTATAATATAATAGATTATCTGAAAAAAGATGATGTTCTTGTAATAAACAGGACAAAAGTAATACCTGCCAGACTATATGGTCATAAGGAAAACGGAACAGTATTGGAATGTTTTCTGTTAAAGAGATATGATTTATATACATGGGAGGTTTTATTAAAACCGGCAAAAAGATTAAAAATAGGTCAGAAAATAATATTTTCCGATGGATTGCTGGAAGCTGAGTTAATTGAAATAAAAGAAGATGGGAATAGAGTTCTGAAATTTAATTTTCAGGGAAATTTTGAAGAAATACTGGACAGACTTGGAGAAATGCCCCTTCCACCATATATATCAGAAAAACTGGATGACAGGGATAGATATCAGACAGTTTACGCAAAGGAAGGAGAGTCAGTAGCTGCACCTACAGCAGGACTGCATTTTACGGAAGAACTGCTTGAGAAAATAAGAGAAAAAGGTGTGATTATAGCTGAAGTATTTCTTGATGTGGGACTCGGAACTTTCAGACCGGTTCAGACGGAAAATATATTGGAACATAAAATGCATAGTGAAAAATATAAAGTGCCAGAAGAAACAGTTAAGATTGTAAATGATGCTAAGAAAAAAGGAAACAGGGTCATTGCAGTGGGAACTACTTCTGTAAGGACACTTGAATCTTCCGTTGACGAAGAGGGAAGGCTTGTTTCAGGAGAAAGTGAAACGAGCATATTTATTTATGGAGATTATAAATTTAAAATAGTGGATGCGATAATTACTAACTTTCATCTGCCTAAATCCACTTTAATAATGCTTATATCAGCTTTTGGAGGGAAAAAATTTGTATTTGATGCCTACCATGAAGCCATAAGAGAAAAATATAGATTTTACAGCTTTGGAGATTCAATGTTTATATACTAA
- the prmC gene encoding peptide chain release factor N(5)-glutamine methyltransferase gives MNNLLDILNKSVNYLEKKKIENSRITAEKIFSEVLDMQRIMLYANFERILLEEEMEKIREKLNSVIQRNSENTDFNVSERENGNDNLKSLIDKSTVYLEKNNISEAKLITEIIFSHVLNVDRMLLFTLYKTEVEKDKLDKIRNYIQKIGKERFPLQYLLNEQEFYGRKFYVNKGVLIPRQDTEVLVEEAIKILKKDKIQNPKILDIGTGSGIIGLTVALEIPDAKVMGTDVSEKALEISEKNKELLNVENIKFFKSDLFENIEYKKFDMIISNPPYISDNEIGVMSEDTLLHEPDEALFAENNGLFFYYEICRNGMDYLQNNGYLLFEISYKQGEIVREILKKAGFRNVNIIKDMQNNDRVIVGQKQIEKNEV, from the coding sequence ATGAATAATTTGCTCGATATATTGAATAAATCGGTTAATTATTTGGAAAAGAAAAAAATAGAAAATTCAAGAATAACAGCAGAAAAAATTTTTTCAGAAGTACTGGATATGCAAAGAATAATGCTTTATGCAAATTTTGAAAGAATTCTTTTGGAAGAGGAAATGGAAAAAATTAGGGAAAAGTTGAACAGTGTTATACAGAGAAACAGTGAGAATACAGATTTCAATGTTTCTGAAAGAGAAAATGGAAATGACAATTTGAAGTCTTTAATAGACAAAAGTACAGTTTATCTGGAAAAAAACAATATAAGTGAAGCAAAATTGATAACGGAAATTATTTTTTCCCATGTACTGAATGTTGACAGAATGCTCCTTTTTACTTTGTATAAGACTGAAGTGGAAAAAGATAAACTAGATAAGATACGTAACTACATTCAAAAAATTGGGAAAGAAAGATTCCCACTTCAGTATTTACTGAATGAACAGGAATTTTATGGAAGAAAATTTTATGTAAACAAAGGTGTTCTTATTCCAAGGCAGGATACAGAAGTACTTGTTGAGGAAGCAATAAAAATACTGAAAAAAGATAAAATTCAAAATCCTAAAATTCTTGATATTGGTACAGGAAGTGGTATCATAGGATTAACAGTGGCTCTGGAAATACCTGATGCAAAAGTTATGGGAACAGATGTTTCTGAGAAAGCACTTGAGATATCTGAAAAAAATAAGGAATTATTAAATGTAGAAAATATCAAGTTTTTTAAATCTGATTTATTTGAAAATATAGAATATAAAAAATTTGATATGATAATATCTAATCCGCCGTATATATCCGATAATGAGATAGGAGTTATGTCAGAGGATACTTTATTGCACGAGCCTGATGAGGCTTTATTTGCAGAAAATAACGGACTGTTTTTCTACTACGAAATTTGTAGAAATGGAATGGATTATTTGCAGAACAACGGTTACTTACTATTTGAAATAAGCTATAAGCAAGGTGAAATAGTAAGAGAGATACTAAAAAAAGCCGGTTTTAGAAATGTGAATATTATAAAAGATATGCAAAATAATGATAGAGTAATAGTAGGACAAAAACAAATAGAAAAAAATGAAGTGTAA